The Argiope bruennichi chromosome 5, qqArgBrue1.1, whole genome shotgun sequence genome segment ACATAGATATTTGTAGCAGAAAtcaaaaccatgttattttaatagccttacacctgttctgttcattgtgcacATGATCCTTTCTAATAGAGTAAAGTTACATCAAATACTGTTAAAAACGTAGCTGTTCGGTTTAGCGattttataactttcattatATTGTAATTTCTATTTCTTACTTCTCATGTATTATGAAATACAATCTTTCCCCATTTAATTTTATCAGTGGAAGAAAATCATGAACGAAATATCTGATGAAACCATGAATTTACAACTATGATGAGatctatttctgaaaatgatgcgaaaaatattttcaaaaattatcaaaattacgtggcaattaaattcatgttattaaaaacacaaattattaaattttaaaatagtatagaaaTTATCTTTAGGTGGTGATATTTTCGTGGATTATTGCAAAAAGACggaaaaatatagtttaattttttactgattaaaattctgattcatttttttaaaaaattgcttcaagGTGTATATTttccatcctccaaagtatattcaTGCCTAATTTTGTAACTCTAAATCAACTGGTCTGACTTACTACGGCACCAAAGGACATATACATTATCTTTTATGGTGAAGTTTATAGAATTTTAGAATGATATCGGAGCGTTTGATTTAggttaaaaatataaagacaatctttttaaatattcagtccaataacttttttttctatactataaGTTTCCATTATGATTTCAATAATAGAAGtgtttttcacaaattttcaggGATGTGGATTTCCATATCTCTTTCACAAGTTCCAGAGTTCAACAACCATGGTGATTTGTGCTTAGAAAAAAGTCTTCCTGATAGACAAAAACAAAATTGTCCATTGGTAAAACATCAAGAAATACGTACGAATTTGTTTAAAAGCTATATATGCAATACTCAAACATCAATCTccattttttcaaggaatttagTGGTACTTTTCGAAATACACTGAAGAGCCAGAAAAATTAATGAAGGAGtgtgtatgaaaataaaagaactttgCAACCAATCAGCATAGCATGGTGCGTCTATGTAAAATAGGTGTCTGGCAAGGCTGTTGATCGGTTCTAGCTGCTACAATTACAAGTTATCAAGatttaagagatttttaaagTGGTGTTAAAGTTCTCACACTAGagatgtaacaaaatattttagaagtagtgatgaaattttaatttttgaatacggCAATTACACGAGTGTACCGTGAACATCAAATCTCCCACTTTGGCTCGGCCGGAAAAAGACCTTGAAAGAATGGAACCTTCGACGACTGACGAGAATCCTTCCCAAAATTGTCACAGATTTCAAAGATGAAATATCAACAAGATCAGCatgcaaaatattcaatagacCATCATTGATTAGTCTTTTTGAGTCGAGAGCCCACACGTGTGCCATTTTACTTGCACGGAACACAGCTTTGCTCCTTGCCTGGGACCGCCAATACCACTATTGGATTGTTGATGATTCAAAATGCGTTGTCTTGTTTGACGAAACTAATTTCCAATTTTATCTAGCTGATGGACATTTATAAGTGTGGAGACAATCTAATGAATCcatgaattttacatttcaacAGGGAATTGTTCAGTCTAGTAGAGCCCTTGAGATGATATGGGACGTGTGGAGTTAACCTGTTATGGAACCCCTGATATGTCAAGAGATGAATCTAACAAGTGACAGGTTCATTAGAAACTTGTCTATTCACCTGCACTTATTTCTGTATATTACGCATTCGACAATTCCAGCAGTCATTTTAACACGCCACATCTCCAGAATGGCTACCAAGGGGTTCTAGTAACCTTCTTCTGATTTTAGAAACTTCCAATGATCACTTAAATTCCTTTACATGAACATATTGAACATATCTATGATGCCTTACAAAGTACTGTTCAGAAGAGATCTCCACCGCGCTTCTATAGATTTGTGAGTTGCTCCGGAGATTTCATGATGTGAATTGCCTTCAGTATAAGTTCAGACGTCAAGTAGAGTTCATATCACATCATTTTCTGACATTTCTGCGTACTCGTGGTGGATTTGAATAATATAGGTAGATGTGCCAATTTTTCTGGTTTcttcagtttattatttataacttagtGTTGATTGAGTTTCACACTTTGAAAGTCACTGGGATAAAGAAACGGAATTTTCTCTGTAAATATCACATATGTGTTGTTGTGGCATATCCTCCAGCTGTTTGACGAAGCAGACAAGGTCCATTAGACCGTTGATCAGGAGAAAGTCAAGGACCAGAAGTGGGGAGAAGTATATGTCCTTTCTTCCAAACAATCCAGGATGTGCTCAGCAGAAGCTTGCTGAGCATGGCATTTAGAGCAAACCGCAAAGATCTTTCTGCCTCTAGAAACGAGGGACTTTTAGTGTGACAGCTTGCCAATCTGGATATTATCATTCGAGAGGCTCTGTCACAATTGAGAGCAAACGAAGAGCCCGGCTCTTTGTCCACATACCAGTGATGACTAGGAGGGATCTTCCACTCCCTTGAAAGTTCAGTTTTAACTACTGATTAATGTTCGAAAAATTTGAGGGCTGAAGAGGAAGAACTAGAGTGGCTGCAGCCCTCTTTGACCAAGCTATCTGCACGCTCATTGCCGTGGATGTCAACGTGCAAAGGGATCCACTGAAAATGAACATCATGAGAGTCTGAAATAAGCCTGAACTTGATAAGTATGGAAATACTTGTTTGATCTCCGACTGTGATCCAATTGTGGATGTGTTGAAGGGAGCTGCGACTATCCGAAAAGATCCAGAGGTCCCCAAAGTCATTTTCATTGCGAATAGCTTCAAGGCTGTGTTCAATTGCAATTAATTCGCTCTTGAAGACGGAAGAGAAATCAGGGTTTCGGAAGGAGATGGACAATTTATCTCTTGGCTTCTCAATGTAGATGCCACTACCAGCATGGTCATTCAGTCTGCTGCCGTCCGTAAAGATTTTTATGGCATTATAGGGGATCACATTGATGATCTCCAAGGTCAACTGTTTAAGATTATCTGGAATCAAGTCCTTTCTGGTGACCTGTATAGAAAGGTCAAAGTGAAAGTAGACTCTGGGGAGTCCCTCTGAGGGGCTCAGACAAGATTTTAAGGAGTGAGGCTCAACATCACTATAAGGCAAACTCATAAGTTTAGCATGACGGAAGGAACTGTTTTTCTTAAGTCTTTGATTAGAATACCAGTTATTTAGGTAAAGAGAGGTTTTATTGTGCTGATCATAACTAgagagtttctaaaaattttttaataaggttgGCCTTTTTTCTAGTTTGGAGAGGTTGCAAATTACCCTCATAGAGAACAATTTCTCTGGGGGAACTACGTTTCAGTCCAGTTATAATTCTAGCAGCGAAGAGTTGAACTCTCTCCGATTCATACAAGTTGGTGGCTGAAGCGCAACAATAGACTGGAAAACAATACTCCAAGATGGGCCTCATAAATGTCATATATGTATTTCTTAGAGTAACTAGCGTCGGCTCCCCAAACATTGCCCACAATgtatttaagaacattttatctttttctgcCCTTTGAGACAACATGTTCGATGTGCTTGTTGCTAGTCCATTCTGGATCTAAAATAAATCCTAGGTATTTAGGATGTTACTCGTAAGTAAGGTCCTGATTGTCCATCTTTAATTTTGGCTGGTAATTGCATAAACATTTGTTGGTGGTAAAAAAGGTGGCAATGAACTTGGCTGGATTGAAACAGAGCTTAAATTCTGAAGCAAACTTTGGCAATGCCGAAAGAGTGCTGTTAAGATTACTctccatttcaattaaattggtACCACAGCACCAGAGAATGATGTCGTCTGCAAACAAGCCAACTTCCACATTGTCTTCCTAATATCAGATATAAAACTTTCTCTTGATAGCACGCGGAATGGACTTTAACAAATTTTCcactcttcttatttttaatttccatttataggCGAATCCTGTGACAATCATAAATTGCTAACCGAAACTTCATTTGCATTCATGAAACGTATTTGTactcattttttctttctctcgattttctatttataatttgttaaatagtttttataaatggtTCTACAAACTGCTGTGAGTTGAAATAAATACCTTAGCTAAAGCTGATGAGCTTAAtgttttttaggtttttttttaatagcaaattttagtttattatttcatttattgttctgACAAACGTATTTAAAGACTTTCTAGATGATAACTAGGTCAATGGATCATCTTTTCTTATCAGagatttcatttttccttttagaaatgtttgaaaCAATACATATCTCTTTCAGGTATTCGTGTCAAGTCTTCTTTCCATTCAAAAGTAATGACTGACGGTTTTTCTCTTTCCGATTGATAATGTTGCTAttgcatttgaatttcattcatatcgaattatcttataaaatattcgaaatattaaaatatttagaaagggtAAATCactaagcaataaaaatttatgtttattactccaaaaaaatgcaccaaaatatagattttggaGTTGAATCAAATATTACTgagattttttcaatatatctaCTACACTGcgttacttaaaaaattatataatatattaaatgaaatctctTGATTCAATACCTTTATGTTCGTATATTTTATATAGAGCCTGGTTTCAAAAAACgtgttccaaatttttatcttttgaaactgCATTTTGAGCTCCTAAAGGCTGTTTAAAGAAGTgcacgaaaaaaattaaaaatcagaaaacataaaattttttaaaatccgataaacagaaaaaaaataaggattttttttttttcgctattcTTAATGAAAAGCTGAGAACacgtaaatattatttacttgcattagttttatttgttttattttcattttctgtatcAGTATATTAAAGTTGTGCAAAGAATTACATCActtattcaaaatcatttgctttaaattctaatatggcgacgatatataaatatatttgttgaatatatataagattattacacttttttttccttctttttttgtgCTTAGTTATCGCCATGCTGTGTATATATCTTCTCCACATTAAGATATGTGCAACGAAGGAGGTCaaatacaatatacaaaaatGTGCATCAAACCTTCTAACCGGAGCATCCTTTGAATTCCAAGTCACTTTAACACGTAATTTAGTGATTGTAATAACCGATATTCAGGTCAGATGTTTAACCTTGAATTCGTGCCCCCACCtccattttttctataaaaatccaagaatatttttcattcagttaTTTGAATCCAACACTTGAAAAAAAGTCCAAATACTCTTGAAATGAAGCAACTGCTTTTCATTCGTAACGTTGTAACAACTTTATCTGCGAAATAATTGCGAAGAGATTTCTCAGTTGCCAAGGCAACGGAGTTATCTCATCTGGAGTCTTAGGCTATGTTCTTTCTTTGAAGTAAGTGTCATATGAATCTCGCCAAAATTTTCTCCACTAATCGACATAAACTTCGATAAAGGATTTCGGATTTATTCAGGCGAAGGATTTCTGATGggaaacgaaaaatattttaatacacaataATTTTCAAACCAATAAAAAGGCTTTTTATTCCGATATTTGagtggatttaaattattttttagaagatcTTTACCAATGATTATTGATTATGATGGCTAAGAGGggatttaactttttatttaaataaagactgCCGAATGATAGCTGAAGGAGTAAAAGAAAAATAggtcttaaatttgaatttaaaattggtGGCGTATTATTCTAAGCATAAACACACTTTGAAGAGAATCAGGTGGTgagagttattttttattttctccgtTATTCAatgcagatttcatttttctagctttaattatttttctccttgcAATTTCAGCCACTGTCATTTTTTAAACGCAAAATTAATTTCGCCTATCAGAATCTTACCTgtaattaacttttctttaaaaaaaaaacatttctaaaagtaATTACAGCCATTTTACTTTATCGCATACGAGATATAcgagaaattcatcaaaaaaaattaactcaagattttgactaatctttaTATTTCAGACATTTCTAGAATAGTTTCAGatcttcttcttcaaaaaaaaaaaaattgatattatgtCAGTCTATCTGTggatgcaataactcaaaaacgctttgtgctAGATGAATGAGATTTCTTACACGGCCTCTACtcataatttttagatttctttcaaattttgaatgaaatgcattcaaAGGAAATCTTTCTGTCCGAATACAAGTGAATACTATAACTGTAAAAGGTAAAGAgatgaaaatttgatacacaggttgagcatctaaaatgcaaataCGTATCAAATGTGGAATTACATCCGTCAAAGGTTTGTCTATACTACTTCATGAAATTTGACATCTAATTTTGTGATAGAATCAGTTCTGTGTGAAATTTCGACTTTAACTGATTGGGAAATAGGCATCTAAAACGCACACTCGGTTTTCAGACACTTATATACTAAGCGAATTTCAGAGATAaacgctaaaaaaaaaaaaagaaatcgccTAAGATTTTACTCTTTTAGATTCATTTGTTAC includes the following:
- the LOC129968336 gene encoding uncharacterized protein LOC129968336 gives rise to the protein MSLPYSDVEPHSLKSCLSPSEGLPRVYFHFDLSIQVTRKDLIPDNLKQLTLEIINVIPYNAIKIFTDGSRLNDHAGSGIYIEKPRDKLSISFRNPDFSSVFKSELIAIEHSLEAIRNENDFGDLWIFSDSRSSLQHIHNWITVGDQTSISILIKFRLISDSHDVHFQWIPLHVDIHGNERADSLVKEGCSHSSSSSSALKFFEH